In Bacteroidales bacterium, one DNA window encodes the following:
- a CDS encoding radical SAM protein, producing MSITRNILRTDSKCLRKFFFTFGWKGLMGFSKFQKRKKRGEMFPAFQFISVTNDCNLSCQGCWVTKGEKTSSLDIEQINRIIIDSKKYGSYFFGILGGEPLMYKPLMDIFRSHPDCYFQLFTNGTLLNDNVAQELRSLGNVTPLISFEGNETIADIRRGSNRVYQRTIQAIETATKHKLVTGVAISVCKSNIDMALSEEFINLLHDKGVVYLWYYIYRPSGENPCYDLALSSEEIERLRYFLVDGRTKYPLVLIDSYWDADGNPFCPASEGLSHHINPSGNIEPCPVIQYSCDNINSEDLKSVYENSTFLKDFKVEISKKTKGCILMEDPNWLQNFASNHQAKNTSNRSEMPNQLANGKIVPSHGSCKVIPEKNWIYRMAKKRAFFGLGAYG from the coding sequence ATGTCAATAACAAGAAATATACTGCGTACCGATTCCAAATGCTTACGGAAATTCTTTTTCACCTTTGGGTGGAAAGGCTTAATGGGGTTCAGCAAGTTCCAAAAACGGAAGAAAAGAGGTGAGATGTTCCCTGCTTTTCAATTTATATCTGTAACTAATGACTGTAATCTAAGCTGCCAGGGTTGTTGGGTAACAAAAGGTGAGAAAACATCAAGTTTAGATATTGAGCAGATAAATAGAATTATTATCGACAGCAAAAAGTATGGTTCGTACTTCTTTGGCATTCTAGGTGGCGAACCTTTGATGTATAAACCACTAATGGATATTTTCAGATCCCACCCCGATTGCTATTTTCAGCTATTTACCAATGGAACCCTACTAAATGATAATGTTGCTCAAGAACTTCGCAGTCTTGGAAATGTAACCCCGCTTATCAGCTTTGAAGGAAACGAGACCATTGCCGATATCAGGCGTGGCAGCAATCGTGTTTACCAACGAACTATTCAGGCAATTGAAACAGCAACTAAACATAAACTCGTTACAGGTGTTGCTATAAGCGTTTGCAAATCGAATATCGACATGGCATTATCCGAGGAGTTTATTAATTTGCTTCACGATAAAGGGGTTGTTTATCTGTGGTACTATATCTATCGCCCATCGGGTGAAAATCCTTGCTACGATTTGGCTTTAAGTTCTGAGGAGATTGAGCGTTTGAGGTATTTCTTGGTTGATGGTAGAACAAAATATCCTCTCGTACTTATTGATTCCTACTGGGATGCTGATGGAAATCCATTCTGCCCAGCATCGGAGGGATTAAGTCATCATATTAATCCATCAGGGAACATCGAGCCTTGTCCTGTTATTCAGTATTCATGCGATAACATCAACAGCGAGGATTTAAAATCCGTTTACGAAAATTCAACTTTTCTAAAGGATTTTAAGGTAGAGATATCAAAGAAAACAAAGGGATGTATTCTGATGGAAGACCCAAATTGGCTACAAAATTTTGCATCAAACCATCAGGCTAAAAACACATCGAACAGAAGCGAAATGCCCAATCAACTTGCCAATGGCAAGATTGTGCCCAGCCATGGTTCGTGCAAAGTTATTCCTGAAAAAAACTGGATATATCGAATGGCAAAAAAACGTGCCTTTTTTGGTTTAGGAGCTTATGGTTGA
- the dusB gene encoding tRNA dihydrouridine synthase DusB, with protein sequence MKIGSVDLGNLPLFLAPMEDVTDPSFRFMCKKFGADIMYTEFINADGLIRDARTSVAKLNIFDYERPIGIQLYGHEIDSMVEATRVATTAKPDVIDINFGCPVKKIANRGAGSGMMRDVPKMVEMTRQVVNATNIPVTVKTRLGWDDSSKNILEIAERLQDVGITALTIHGRTRAQLYKGEADWTLIGAVKSNPRMAIPIIGNGDIDSPEKAKLAFDTFGVDGIMIGRATYGRPWIFKEIKHYLETGEKLKPFSIPEKVELAKFHLSKSLETKGDKTGILELRRHLTCYFKGLPHFKELRLKLVTSMDPLEIISLLDQIEEKYAEFTPDETVNPSPWAF encoded by the coding sequence TTGAAAATAGGAAGTGTTGATTTAGGCAATTTGCCGCTTTTTCTGGCACCAATGGAGGATGTCACTGATCCTTCGTTCCGATTTATGTGCAAAAAATTTGGTGCAGATATTATGTACACGGAGTTTATAAACGCCGATGGGCTAATTCGTGATGCACGAACAAGTGTTGCTAAGCTAAATATCTTTGATTATGAGCGTCCAATTGGAATTCAACTTTACGGGCATGAGATTGATAGCATGGTTGAGGCAACACGAGTTGCAACTACTGCAAAACCTGATGTTATAGATATTAACTTTGGTTGTCCTGTTAAAAAAATTGCTAATCGCGGCGCAGGTTCAGGTATGATGCGAGATGTTCCTAAGATGGTTGAAATGACCCGCCAGGTTGTAAATGCAACAAATATTCCTGTAACCGTTAAAACCCGCTTAGGCTGGGACGATAGCAGTAAAAATATTTTAGAGATAGCCGAAAGGTTGCAAGATGTGGGCATTACAGCGTTAACAATTCATGGACGAACTCGTGCTCAACTTTACAAAGGAGAGGCTGACTGGACTCTGATTGGGGCGGTTAAAAGCAACCCAAGAATGGCAATACCAATTATTGGCAATGGTGATATTGATAGCCCCGAGAAGGCAAAACTCGCTTTTGATACTTTTGGTGTTGATGGAATAATGATTGGACGAGCAACCTATGGAAGGCCTTGGATATTCAAAGAGATTAAGCACTATCTTGAGACTGGTGAAAAACTGAAACCATTCTCAATTCCTGAAAAAGTTGAACTCGCTAAATTTCATTTATCAAAATCACTGGAAACAAAAGGCGATAAAACAGGCATCCTTGAACTTCGACGACATCTTACATGCTATTTTAAGGGATTGCCTCACTTTAAGGAGCTGCGTCTTAAACTGGTAACATCAATGGATCCGCTTGAAATTATATCACTACTTGATCAAATTGAAGAAAAATATGCGGAATTTACGCCTGACGAAACAGTTAATCCCTCTCCTTGGGCTTTTTAA
- a CDS encoding TerC family protein — protein sequence MDFLFQPETYVSLFTLTLLEIVLGIDNIIFISIVTNKLPLQDRKKTRTIGLLFALLFRIILLSFIIYIIRLTNPLFTIGSFSFSIRDLILLLGGIFLIAKSITEMHDKIEGEEHITKNGKATSFFYVILQIVLLDIIFSFDSILTAIGLSNQLPIMIGAVVISMIVMIYFSGFISNFINRHPTLQVLALSFLILIGFMLTLEAFHYEIPKGYIYFALFFSVVVEIINMKMRARRKLAEEN from the coding sequence ATGGATTTTCTTTTTCAACCCGAAACATATGTTTCATTGTTTACCCTCACTCTACTAGAGATTGTGCTGGGTATCGATAATATCATCTTCATCTCTATTGTTACCAATAAGCTTCCACTGCAAGACCGGAAAAAAACTAGAACTATTGGATTGCTGTTTGCCCTTTTATTTAGAATTATCCTTTTATCGTTTATCATTTACATTATTCGACTCACCAATCCATTGTTTACAATTGGGAGTTTTAGTTTTTCAATTCGCGATTTGATTTTGCTTCTTGGTGGCATTTTCTTAATTGCCAAAAGTATTACTGAAATGCACGATAAGATTGAAGGAGAAGAGCATATTACAAAGAATGGAAAAGCAACTTCATTCTTTTATGTGATTCTTCAAATTGTCTTGCTTGATATTATTTTCTCATTTGATTCTATCCTTACAGCAATTGGCCTTTCAAATCAGCTTCCTATAATGATTGGAGCTGTTGTAATATCAATGATTGTAATGATCTATTTCTCAGGATTTATTAGCAACTTTATTAACCGACATCCAACTTTACAGGTTCTTGCACTATCATTTCTTATACTTATTGGTTTTATGCTAACCCTAGAGGCTTTTCACTACGAGATACCGAAGGGTTATATTTACTTTGCGCTATTTTTCTCTGTTGTTGTTGAGATAATTAATATGAAAATGCGTGCTCGGCGTAAATTGGCTGAGGAAAATTAG
- a CDS encoding 4Fe-4S binding protein: MQKKIIYCNCGGEIVSLEIKESISNFLYKENVDAIHLSDLCNLCVSEKQDVKKIFSSQYPTLVVACHPRAVRKLLEFAGVESNLENLSFLNLRETTKEEILSTLKSNCNDEPSLQKEHLGEIEWPSWYPVIDYNRCTACGQCADFCLFGVYEKTDSKVKVVNPKSCKNNCPACARICPHTAIIFPKYKQGGAISGSDSIDEIAEQQRLQQDIKSIAGNDIYKVLQERKAKRQSIIKNEAIKKALEERDRAKENEK; this comes from the coding sequence ATGCAAAAAAAGATTATTTACTGTAATTGTGGAGGAGAGATTGTAAGTCTAGAAATTAAAGAATCAATATCAAATTTTCTTTATAAAGAAAACGTTGATGCTATTCATCTTTCCGATTTGTGCAATTTGTGCGTTTCTGAAAAGCAAGATGTTAAAAAAATCTTTTCCTCTCAATACCCAACGCTTGTGGTTGCTTGTCACCCAAGAGCAGTTAGAAAGTTATTGGAATTTGCAGGGGTTGAAAGTAATCTTGAAAACCTATCATTCCTCAACCTACGAGAAACAACGAAGGAGGAAATCTTATCAACCCTAAAATCTAACTGCAATGATGAACCTTCTTTGCAAAAAGAACATTTGGGTGAGATTGAATGGCCATCATGGTATCCTGTGATCGATTACAACCGCTGCACGGCTTGTGGTCAATGTGCCGATTTTTGCCTATTTGGAGTTTATGAGAAAACAGACAGTAAGGTTAAAGTAGTTAACCCAAAGTCTTGCAAGAACAATTGCCCTGCATGTGCTCGTATCTGCCCGCATACTGCGATTATCTTTCCAAAATACAAACAGGGAGGTGCAATTAGCGGTTCCGATTCTATTGATGAAATCGCAGAGCAGCAACGTTTGCAGCAGGATATAAAATCGATTGCTGGTAACGATATTTATAAAGTACTCCAAGAACGAAAAGCAAAGCGACAATCGATAATTAAAAATGAGGCGATAAAAAAAGCGCTTGAGGAGAGGGATAGAGCGAAAGAAAATGAAAAATGA
- the kbl gene encoding glycine C-acetyltransferase, whose amino-acid sequence MYGKIKEDLKQQIESIHNEGLYKTERIITTPQRVDIIANGKKVLNFCANNYLGLSSHPRVIDAANKAFMEYGFGMSSVRFICGTQKIHKDLENKLSAFLGTEDTILYSSAFDANGGIFEPIIGEQDAIISDELNHASIIDGVRLCKAKRFKYKNNDMADLEEVLQDACESRYKLIVTDGVFSMDGTIAQIDKICDLADKYDALVMVDDSHATGFIGKTGRGTHEYCNAIGRVDIISTTFGKALGGASGGCISGRKEIVEMLRQRSRPYLFSNSLAPSIAGATLEVLNMLSETTELRDKLFENTQIFRKGMTDAGFRIVPGVHSIVPVLFGHLPNDAKLSQEFANALLEEGIYVIGFYYPVVPKGKSRIRVQISAAHSKEQVEFAVEKFAKVGKKLGAI is encoded by the coding sequence ATGTACGGGAAAATAAAAGAGGATTTAAAGCAGCAGATTGAATCCATTCATAATGAGGGGCTTTATAAAACGGAACGAATTATTACAACCCCTCAGAGGGTTGACATAATCGCAAATGGAAAGAAAGTACTTAACTTTTGTGCAAATAACTACCTTGGATTATCATCTCATCCACGAGTAATTGATGCTGCAAATAAGGCATTTATGGAGTATGGATTTGGAATGTCTTCGGTACGATTCATTTGTGGAACTCAAAAAATTCATAAGGATCTTGAAAATAAGTTAAGTGCTTTTTTGGGTACAGAGGATACTATTCTTTACTCATCTGCTTTTGATGCAAATGGGGGCATATTTGAACCAATTATTGGGGAACAGGATGCGATTATTTCCGATGAGCTTAATCACGCATCAATAATCGATGGCGTTAGACTTTGTAAAGCAAAACGCTTTAAGTATAAGAATAATGATATGGCCGATCTTGAAGAAGTTCTTCAGGATGCTTGTGAATCAAGGTATAAACTGATTGTTACCGATGGTGTTTTTTCCATGGATGGAACTATTGCACAAATCGATAAAATATGCGATTTAGCAGATAAGTACGATGCGCTTGTAATGGTTGATGATTCACATGCCACTGGATTTATTGGTAAAACAGGTCGAGGTACTCATGAGTATTGCAATGCGATTGGACGTGTTGATATAATTTCTACTACATTTGGGAAAGCACTTGGAGGTGCATCAGGAGGTTGTATCTCGGGTCGTAAAGAAATTGTTGAGATGCTGCGTCAACGTTCCCGGCCATATCTATTTTCTAATTCCTTGGCTCCTTCAATTGCTGGTGCAACCCTTGAGGTTTTAAATATGCTGTCAGAAACCACAGAGCTACGAGATAAACTCTTTGAGAACACCCAAATATTTAGGAAAGGAATGACAGACGCTGGTTTTAGAATTGTACCTGGAGTTCATTCAATTGTTCCTGTTTTATTCGGGCATCTTCCTAATGACGCTAAACTTTCACAGGAGTTTGCAAATGCTTTACTCGAAGAGGGTATATATGTTATAGGGTTCTATTACCCTGTTGTTCCGAAAGGAAAATCCAGAATTAGAGTTCAAATTAGTGCCGCTCATAGTAAAGAGCAGGTTGAATTTGCTGTTGAAAAGTTCGCAAAGGTTGGGAAGAAACTAGGTGCAATTTGA
- a CDS encoding phosphatase PAP2 family protein, which yields MVKLTSCLLVLIQTTLFAQIDSVKKDFVPKYGFAKSMIIPVSLGITGIVIKETNFREYFQQKVQSSKIQTNTKIDDYIQYVPIAQLYIADIYSSKTKNEVFQQTKNLAISEILTAIIVQSLKKTTKITRPNGSPFSFPSGHTGQSFTGATALYLEYKDSNRLLALSGYGFSTATGILRITNNRHWLSDVLVGAGVGMISTQLVWYVNPLGNWKPFKSKKIAVYPYVNGLGGNAGLCMVF from the coding sequence ATGGTAAAACTTACCAGTTGTCTTCTTGTACTTATTCAAACAACTCTTTTTGCTCAGATTGATTCTGTGAAAAAGGATTTTGTACCCAAATACGGTTTCGCAAAATCGATGATTATACCTGTATCACTAGGTATTACGGGAATAGTTATTAAGGAGACAAATTTTAGAGAATACTTTCAGCAGAAAGTACAAAGTTCAAAAATTCAAACCAATACAAAAATTGATGATTATATTCAGTATGTTCCAATTGCACAATTATATATTGCAGATATTTACTCATCAAAAACCAAAAACGAAGTTTTTCAACAAACGAAAAATTTAGCGATTTCAGAGATCTTAACCGCTATAATTGTTCAAAGTCTTAAAAAGACAACCAAAATTACACGACCGAACGGATCACCCTTTTCCTTTCCATCTGGTCATACAGGACAGTCCTTTACTGGAGCTACCGCATTATACCTTGAATATAAGGACTCAAACAGGTTATTAGCCCTTTCAGGCTATGGCTTCTCCACTGCAACAGGAATATTAAGAATAACGAATAATAGACATTGGCTTTCCGATGTTCTTGTAGGAGCAGGAGTTGGAATGATTTCTACACAATTAGTTTGGTACGTTAACCCTCTCGGAAATTGGAAACCGTTTAAAAGTAAAAAAATTGCAGTTTACCCTTATGTTAATGGATTAGGGGGTAATGCAGGGTTGTGTATGGTTTTTTAG
- a CDS encoding CPBP family intramembrane metalloprotease, with product MISTYFRESTPSMKIMLTLMFCLTGMLLFMFIGILIVFVIYGSASMTYLSNPNPAIHESIVSLKILQICQAIGLFIAPGFLLAIYFSSDPKNYLGFKKININLGFLTALTVLFAFPAINLLASLNEQINLPEWMNGMEEKAQMLTKAFMQVNSFGGVLVNIFMIAVLPALGEELIFRGILQKVFAELTGKTFWGIIISATLFSAMHLQFQGFIPRFALGVLFSYLLVWSGSLWLPIIAHFINNSIAIIGYTLIYKGNLPAEAENVGGLTVLWPLGIISIISVLALLVKIKSEGLMIRKIE from the coding sequence ATGATATCTACATATTTCAGAGAATCAACACCCTCGATGAAAATAATGCTAACCTTAATGTTTTGCCTTACAGGTATGCTATTGTTTATGTTTATAGGTATATTGATTGTTTTTGTTATATATGGTTCTGCCTCAATGACCTATCTTTCAAATCCGAATCCAGCAATACATGAATCAATAGTTTCTTTGAAAATCCTACAGATATGTCAGGCGATAGGTCTATTTATCGCACCCGGATTTTTATTGGCTATTTATTTTTCTTCAGATCCTAAAAATTATCTGGGTTTTAAAAAGATAAATATCAATTTAGGTTTTCTTACCGCTCTTACAGTACTATTTGCCTTCCCTGCAATAAATCTTCTGGCATCGCTAAACGAACAAATTAATCTTCCAGAATGGATGAATGGTATGGAGGAAAAGGCACAAATGCTAACAAAAGCGTTTATGCAAGTGAATAGTTTTGGAGGAGTTCTTGTAAATATTTTTATGATTGCTGTACTTCCAGCTCTTGGTGAAGAGTTGATTTTTAGAGGAATTTTACAAAAAGTCTTTGCGGAACTTACTGGTAAGACTTTTTGGGGAATTATTATTTCCGCAACACTCTTTAGTGCAATGCATCTCCAGTTTCAAGGCTTTATACCTCGATTTGCGCTTGGAGTGCTTTTCAGCTACCTTTTAGTCTGGTCTGGATCATTATGGTTACCAATAATTGCCCACTTTATTAATAATTCTATTGCAATTATTGGATACACACTGATTTACAAAGGAAATCTTCCTGCTGAGGCAGAAAATGTTGGTGGATTAACGGTTTTGTGGCCATTGGGTATTATAAGTATAATATCCGTTTTAGCACTTCTGGTGAAAATAAAAAGCGAAGGACTAATGATCCGCAAAATCGAATAA
- a CDS encoding DUF116 domain-containing protein: MNISTLDLVVPETKETRAEIRSEVEKYFTANTVIPPVSYEGLFELAGKLVEEHHWDERYLAFTMVCSGNAIWHDVVGAIPYNRRVLMLPQCLRNSNLCKAENDHLGLLCQECGECNISFFLQESEKLGYEVLVTEGTTITTQLIESGQIDAVIGVGCLEVLQKLFLSINKYSIPGIGIPLLTCGCKDTLADLDWIKEEILNIREIKDFRLLNFNKVRSKIDSIFNEATLSHILGHNGYEAEKIALKSLLLGGNRFRPFLAMLTYEAFCKSFDQKTANVIALSVECFHKASLIHDDIEDNDDTRYGKETIHSEHGTPIAINTGDLLIGEGYRLIAESDLSPEVVRDCILVTSRGHRALSVGQGAELSAIANGEIPSLSDTLKIFENKTAAAFRVALLLGASAGNADKDSLEILNRFSHNIGIAYQIKDDLSDYHGDNGDIEIRRFSILLSKVFEKVSADKRSALLKDFRDGKSSEVFDLIKENKIQEETETLLMSYIGEARKSIENLQNLGLKIALNELVGKIFKDYL; encoded by the coding sequence ATGAATATATCAACATTAGACCTAGTTGTACCTGAGACTAAAGAGACAAGGGCTGAGATTCGTAGCGAAGTGGAGAAATACTTTACGGCGAACACCGTTATTCCTCCTGTATCATACGAAGGCTTATTTGAACTAGCCGGAAAACTAGTCGAGGAGCATCATTGGGATGAAAGATATCTTGCTTTTACCATGGTATGCTCTGGTAATGCTATTTGGCATGATGTTGTTGGAGCAATCCCTTACAATCGCAGGGTGTTGATGTTGCCGCAATGCCTTCGAAACAGCAATCTTTGTAAAGCTGAAAACGATCACCTAGGATTACTTTGTCAGGAGTGTGGGGAGTGCAATATCTCTTTCTTTTTACAAGAGTCCGAAAAACTCGGGTATGAGGTTTTAGTTACAGAGGGAACAACAATTACCACTCAACTGATTGAAAGCGGTCAAATTGATGCCGTTATAGGCGTTGGTTGCTTGGAGGTGCTTCAAAAACTATTTCTTTCTATAAACAAATACTCTATCCCTGGAATTGGTATCCCTCTATTGACTTGTGGTTGCAAAGACACCCTTGCCGATTTAGATTGGATTAAAGAAGAAATATTAAATATTAGAGAGATAAAAGATTTTCGACTACTAAACTTCAACAAAGTACGTAGCAAAATCGATTCAATTTTCAACGAGGCAACACTTTCACACATTCTTGGTCACAATGGTTATGAGGCTGAAAAAATAGCCCTTAAATCCCTTTTGCTGGGCGGTAACCGATTTAGGCCATTCCTTGCAATGTTAACATACGAGGCTTTTTGCAAATCGTTTGACCAAAAAACGGCAAATGTTATTGCACTATCCGTAGAGTGTTTTCATAAAGCATCATTAATTCACGATGATATTGAAGATAATGACGATACCCGTTACGGTAAGGAAACAATCCACTCCGAGCATGGCACTCCAATCGCCATTAATACAGGAGATCTGCTTATTGGCGAAGGGTATCGGCTAATTGCTGAAAGCGATTTATCGCCCGAAGTAGTTCGCGATTGTATACTTGTTACATCACGAGGTCATCGTGCGCTATCGGTTGGGCAAGGTGCAGAGCTATCGGCAATTGCAAATGGTGAAATCCCATCGTTGAGTGATACCCTCAAAATCTTTGAGAATAAAACCGCTGCTGCTTTCAGAGTGGCCTTACTCCTTGGAGCCTCGGCGGGAAATGCGGATAAAGACAGTCTCGAAATACTCAATCGCTTTAGCCACAATATCGGAATTGCTTACCAAATCAAAGATGATTTAAGCGATTACCACGGAGATAATGGTGATATCGAAATAAGAAGATTCTCAATTCTGCTCTCGAAGGTTTTTGAGAAAGTTTCTGCTGATAAAAGATCTGCCCTTCTGAAAGATTTCAGAGATGGAAAGTCCTCGGAGGTTTTCGATCTTATCAAAGAAAATAAAATTCAGGAAGAGACTGAAACACTGTTAATGTCATATATCGGTGAAGCAAGAAAGAGCATAGAAAATCTTCAAAATCTTGGATTAAAAATCGCACTAAATGAACTTGTGGGAAAGATTTTTAAGGATTACCTATAG